The Synergistaceae bacterium nucleotide sequence CGAGCCTTCTGCCCTTTGGCGATTACTCCTTTCTCTATCGATTTCTATAGCGCGATTTCTATAACGCCGTTTTTCCGGCTTCATCTTGTGATCTTTATGCCGCGATTTTTCTGGATTGGTTTTTTGATTTTTTGAATTGATTTTATAAAATATAAAATTTGAAAGGACTTTCTAAAGATGAATTTACTGCTTTCTAACGACGACGGCGTTCACGCGCCGGGCATTATCGCTTTGGCCAATCGATTGGCCGAGTTGGGGCATACCGTGACGGTTGTCGCTCCTGATCGAGAGCGTAGCGGGGTAGGCCACGCCCTCACCACCACCTCCCTGCATCTCAAAAGCGGACCCTTCCCAAGCTACGATGATCGCGTGAAGACCTTCAAGTGTAACGGGACCCCCGCGGATTGCGTCATGCTGGGGGTGGAAATTGTGGTTCCAGAGGCGGAATTGGTTCTTTCGGGAATCAACGACGGCCCCAACATGGGGAACGACGTTTTTTACTCCGGCACGGTGGCGGCGGCACGAGAGGGTCATTTTGAAAACCGCTGGGCTCTGGCAGCGTCGCTAGTCTCAAAAAGGAACGAGACGTTACATTACAAAACCGCCGTTTACGCGGTCGAAACCCTGCTTGCCAACCTAAACATCCTCTTCGAGGGGGAAAAACACCCCTCGCTCCTGAACGTGAACATTCCGAACGTGCCCCTTGTGGAGCTTCGCGGCTTCAAAATGGCCTCCGCCGGATGTCGCCGTTACCGTGATCGCATTCAGACGGCCG carries:
- the surE gene encoding 5'/3'-nucleotidase SurE, with translation MNLLLSNDDGVHAPGIIALANRLAELGHTVTVVAPDRERSGVGHALTTTSLHLKSGPFPSYDDRVKTFKCNGTPADCVMLGVEIVVPEAELVLSGINDGPNMGNDVFYSGTVAAAREGHFENRWALAASLVSKRNETLHYKTAVYAVETLLANLNILFEGEKHPSLLNVNIPNVPLVELRGFKMASAGCRRYRDRIQTAETPWGRTYWIQGIPYGEEPENSDVRVVAEGFVALTYLHYDTTDYSLNARIDENALKKIHEKNLQRE